The sequence GGCACGGGAAGGAAGCATTACCATAGAGAAAAAAAGCAACCAAAAGAAAAGGTTAAGATTCATGGGGCAGGATGATTTGCAGACCGAACTGAGTTTACTGCGGCGTGCCAATGAGTTATTGCGCCAGGAAAATCAGGATTTGCGGTTGGGGCGGGAGGTGCTGTTGGGGCGACTGCGGGATTTGGAGGCGGTCACCCATCCCTGTCAAAACTGTTTGGCGATGGGGGAACAATGGCTCCTCCAGGCTTCGGGGGTGAATTATACGGCGTTGAAGGAATTTTTAGCCCAACAGGACTGGGATAATGCGGACCGGGAAACCCAACGATTGTTATTAAAAATTGCCGGGAAAAAAGCGGAAGAACAGGGGTTTTTAGACGCAACCCATATTGATCATTTGCCCTGCATTGATTTGAAAGTGATTAATAAACTGTGGAGTGTGTATTCTAATGGCAAATACGGCTATATTATCCAACAAAAAATCTGGTCACAAAGTCG comes from Synechococcus sp. C9 and encodes:
- a CDS encoding GUN4 domain-containing protein; protein product: MGQDDLQTELSLLRRANELLRQENQDLRLGREVLLGRLRDLEAVTHPCQNCLAMGEQWLLQASGVNYTALKEFLAQQDWDNADRETQRLLLKIAGKKAEEQGFLDATHIDHLPCIDLKVINKLWSVYSNGKYGYIIQQKIWSQSRSTANLWGHPDFDGYYPMREGIGYSLAQRLLRCALESF